In the genome of Streptomyces sp. Q6, the window ACCAGCGCCGGGGCGAGCGCCGACGCGCCGATGCCGAGCGCGAGGAAGACCAGCGGCTGAAGGCTGCGGTGCTGGAAGTAGGTGGCGAGCGTGATGGTCACGGCGCCGACCGCGAGCGCCGAGTAGCGGGCCAGCGTCATCTCCCTGCGCGGCGTGGGCTGGGTGCGGCCCAGGTACGCGAACACGTCGTGGGCCAGGGAGTTGGCGCAGGCCAGGATCATGCCCGAGACGGACGCGAGCAGCGTGAGGAACAGCGCCGTGGTGGCCGTCGTGAACACCAGGGCGCCCACGGTGGACAGTTCGGCGCCGAACGCGGCGCGCGAGCCGAGCAGGAAGGCCGTGTTGCCCTGCGGGTCGGCCGTCGCGATCACCTTGCTGCCGACGAGCGCGGTCGCGCCGAACCCGATCACCGAGATCATCAGCGCGAACACCCCCGTCGAGGTGACCGCCCACGACATCGAGCGGCGCACCTCGCGGGCGTGCCGCGCCGTGTACATGCGCATCGTGACGTGCGGCAGGGCGGCGCCCCCGAGCATCACCGTCAGATACGAACTGATCATGTCGAGGCGGGGGCTGCCGCTGTGCACGAACTGCAGCCCCGACTTCAGATAGGCGCTGCCCGCGTCGCTGTTGGCGACCGCCGCGGCGAGCAGTGCGCCCGGGTCCCAGTCGAAGCGGCGCAGGATCAGCAGGGAGACCACGGTGCCGGAGCCGAGCAGCGTCACGATCTTGAGGATCTGGATGACGGCGGTGCCCTTCATGCCGCCGATCGTCGCGTAGCTGATCATCAGGGCGCCGACGGTGACGATGACGCCGGTCTTGAACCCGGTGCTGTCGAAGCCGAGGAGGAACCCCAACAGGTCTCCCGCGCCCGCGAGTTGGACCAGCATCATGGGCAGCAGCGCGGCGAGCGTGACCAGGCAGGACGCGAGCCGCGCGGCCCGGCCCGGCATCCGGCGGGCGAGCACGTCCCCCATGGTGAACTGGCCCGCGTTGCGCAGGGGTTCGGCCAGCAGGAACATCAGGAGCATCAGGGAGAGTGCGGTGGCCAGGGCGAGGACCACGCCGTCGTACCCGGTGAGCGCGACGACCCCGCAGGTGCCGAGGACGGTCGCGGCCGAGATGTAGTCACCGGCGATGGCGAGCCCGTTGCGCAGGGAGCCGAGCCGGCCGAAGCCGGTGTAGAACTCCGTCAGATCGTCCCGTTCGGGGCCGGTGACGATGCACAGCAGCAGGATGACCGAGCCGACACCGGTGAACGCCACCAGGGCCATCGACTCCGTCGACACGGACGTCGCGGCGAGGGGGATCATCGCGCGGCACCCCCTTGGCGGCGCAGCCGGTACGCGAGCGGGTCGACGCGGTGCCGCGCCGTGTGCTCGTACACGTAGACCGCGAAGCACGTGACGGGGAACTGGCAGAGGCCGACGAGCAGCCCGAAGGAGAGGCCGCCGGTGACCGCGCGGGTCATCAGGGACGGGGCGAACGCCGACAGGATCAGGAACGTGAGGAAGTAGCCGATCGCGGTGAGCGTCGAGACGCGGCGCTGCCAGCGGTAGGCCGTGCGCAGCAGCATCAGCTCGCCCGCGGGACCCGCCGGGCTGTCTGCCGGGCCGCGGTCCGGGTGGCGGGGGAGGCGGTGCGAGCGGGCGGTGTGCGGCGGCTGCTGCGAGAACGGCTGGTACGGCCGGTACGGCTGGGACATCCCGGGGCTCCTTGCACGGCTCGGGTCCGCCGGGGACGAGCGGACCGCAGGGAGTGTGTGTGGGGGAGCCGGAACGTTACTCGCAGGTAGTGGAGTTGGGCGAGAGTTTGAACGAACTGTTCAGTCGGTTCGCCGCTCGTTCTCTAGTGAGCGGGGTGAGTGTTGCTGGTGGGGGAGTTGTGCGTCGGATGACTTCTCGCCGGGGCGAACATCCGCTAGCGGGTCGAGGACCGGAAAGCGGCGCGGGGCCAGCGTCAGGAGGAGCAGGAGCGCGAGCGCCGCCGCGCAGGCCGCGCCGATGTAGACGGAGTCGACCGCCGCGTCGACCGCCCGGCGCACGCTGTCCGTGCCGGAGTCGCGGACCACCGAGTCGAGGTCGGCGCCGCTGCCGAGGCGGGCCGAGACGACCCCGTTGGCGACCGCGCCGAACAGGGCCGCGCCGACCGTCTGCCCGATCTGCCGGTAGAAGAGGACCGAGGCGGTGGCCGTGCCGCGCTCCGCCCAGCCGACCGTGGACTGCACGCCGACGATCAACGGGAGCTGGAAGAGGCCGAGGGCCGCGCCGAGCAGCAGGCTGAGCAGCGTGGGCTGCCAGACCGCGCCGGGGAACGGCAGCAGCGGGAAGGCGACGAGGACGGCGAGCGCCACCGTGATGCCGAGCGCGGCCGTGTCCCGGAAGCCGATCCTGCGGTAGACGTGCTGGCTCAGGGCCGCCGACACCGGCCAGCTCAGCGTCATCACGGACAGCACGAACCCGGCGGCCGTGGGCGACAGGCCGAGCACCGACTGGGCGTACGTCGGCAGGAAGGTGGTCGGCGCGACCATCAGCAGGCCGAGCGCAGCGAGCGCCAGATTGACCGCGGCGATCGTGCGCCGCCGCCACACCCACCCGGGCAGGATCGGCTCGCCCGTCTCCCACCACCGCCCCGGTGACGACGTCGCTTCGCTCCACCTCCTTTCCGCCCGCCGCTCGATGACGACGACGGCCCCGACGAGCGCGAGTCCCGTACCGAGCAGGGCGACGGAGGGCACGGAGGCCCACGCCCAGGCGACGCCGCCCTGCACCAGCCAGGTCAGCAGCACCCCGCCGGCCGCGAACACGGCGAGCGCGCCCGCCCAGTCGACGCGGAGGCGCGCGGCAGCCTCACGGCGCGGCTCGTGCAGATGCCGTACGACGAAGAAGAGCGCGACGGCGCCGATCGGCAGGTTGATCAGGAAGATCCAGCGCCAGCCGGCGGTGGAGGCGAGGATGCCGCCGAGCGCGGGGCCGAGGACGGACGACGTGGCCCACACGGTCGACAACTTCGCCTGGATCCTGGGGCGTTCCTTCAGCGGGTACAGATCGGCGGCCAGCGTCTGGACCGTGCCCTGGATCGCGCCGCCGCCCAGCCCCTGGATCACGCGGAACGCGATCAGGGCGCCCATGTTCCAGGCCGTCGCGCAGAGCAGCGAGCCCGCCAGGAACAGGGCGCAGCCCGTGATCAGGACCGGCTTGCGGCCGAGGGTGTCGGAGAGCTTGCCGTAGAGAGGCAGCGTGACCGTCACCGCGAGCAGATAGCCGGAGAACAGCCAGGAGAAGACCGAGAAGCCGCCGAGCTCGCCCACGATCTGCGGGACCGCGGTGGAGACGATGGTGGAGTCGAGCGCGGCGAGCGCCATGCACAGCATCAGCGCGGCGACGACCGCGACGTTCTTCCTGCCCGCCATTTCATTCCCCCTGCATCTATCCCCGGCCAGGAGCTTATGCGGGTGGAGGCGACCCTGAGTAGGCCTCCACCGAGGGATGGACCTCCCCTAGGGGGACCTCCGTACAACGGACCGGGGATCACTCGTCCCGCCGGAGGACGAGACGGCAGGGGGGTTCTTCCTACCGTTCAGGGGTGGGGTTTTCCCCCGGGAAAGACGGTGACTTCCACCAGCGCGCCCGAGGCCCCGCGTCACCAGACTTGAAGCAGTTCCGCAGAGCGCTGCGGACGCCGGGCAACCGACATAGGAGACGTACCGTGACAACGGCTGTGACCATTCCCAGGCACGGGGGCACTGGCGGGCGAACGGCTGTTGCCGCGAGGGCGCGACAGGTCGTCAAGGCGTACGGGTCGGGGGAGACCCGGGTCGTCGCGCTCGACCACGTCGACGTCGACATCGCGCGGGGCCAGTTCACCGCGATCATGGGCCCGTCGGGCTCGGGCAAGTCGACGCTGATGCACTGCCTCGCCGGTCTCGACACCGTCACGTCCGGCCAGATCCACCTGGACGAGACCGAGATCACCGGCCTCAAGGACAAGAAGCTCACGCAGCTGCGCCGGGACCGGATCGGCTTCATCTTCCAGGCGTTCAACCTGCTCCCCACCCTGAACGCCCTGGAGAACATCACGCTCCCGATGGACATCGCGGGCCGCAAGCCGGACGCCGCGTGGCTGCGCCAGGTCGTCGAGACCGTCGGCCTCGCCGAACGGCTCAAGCACCGGCCCACCCAGCTCTCCGGCGGCCAGCAGCAGCGCGTCGCCGTGGCCCGCGCGCTGGCCGCACGGCCCGAGATCATCTTCGGTGACGAGCCGACCGGAAACCTCGACTCCCGGGCCGGCGCCGAGGTGCTCGGCTTCCTGCGCCGCTCGGTCGACGACCTCGGCCAGACGATCGTGATGGTCACGCACGACCCGGTCGCCGCCTCGTACGCGGACCGCGTCCTGTACCTGGCCGACGGCCGCATCGTCGACGAGATGATCCGCCCGACGGCCGACGCCGTCCTCGACCGCATGAAGGACTTCGACGCACGGGGGCGCACCTCATGAGTGCCAACACCGTCATGAAGACCTCGCTGCGCAACTTCTTCGCGCACAAGGGCCGGATGGCCCTCTCAGCGGTCGCCGTGCTGCTGTCCGTCGCGTTCGTGACCGGGACGCTCGTGTTCACGGACACGATGGACAAGACCTTCGACAAGCTGTTCACGGCCACCGCGTCCGACGTCACCGTCAGCCCGAAGGACTCCGAGTCCGAGGGCAGCGCCACCGGCCGGCCCGAGTCGCTGCCGGCGTCCGTCCTGGCCACCGTGAAGCAGGCCGACGGCGTCAAGTCGGCCGAGGGCGCGGTCAGTTCGATGGACGTCACCGTCGTGAACGCCGACAACGAGAACATGGGGTCCGAGAACGGCGCCCCGACCATCGCCGGCAACTGGACCACGAACGACCTGCGGTCCATGGAGATCACCTCCGGGCACGCGCCGCGCGGCCCCACCGAGGTGATGGTCGACGCCGACACCGCGAAGAAGCACCACCTCAAAATGGGTGACGAGCTGCGCACGATCGCCGTCACCGGCGACATCAGGGCGAAGATCGTCGGTATCGCCTCCTTCACCGTCACCAACCCGGGCGCGGCCGTCGTCTACTTCGACACCGCCACCGCCCAGCGCGAACTCATCGGAAAGACCGGGCAGTTCACGCAGATCAACGTCGCCGCGGCGGCGGGCGTCTCGGACGCCGAGCTGAAGCGACACGTCACGGCCGAACTCGCGTCCTCCGGCACGTACAAGATCCAGACGCAGCAGCAGACCGCGGACGCCAACGCCTCCGACGTCGGCTCCTTCATGGACGTCATCAAGTACGCCCTGCTCGGCTTCGCCGGCATCGCCTTCCTCGTCGGCATCTTCCTGATCATCAACACGTTCTCGATGCTGGTCGCCCAGCGCACCCGCGAGATCGGCCTGATGCGCGCCATCGGCTCGTCCCGCAAGCAGGTCAACCGCTCCGTGCTCGTCGAGGCGCTGCTGCTCGGCGTCGTCGGCTCGGTGGTCGGCGTCGGCGCCGGTGTCGGCCTCGCCGTCGGCCTGATGAAGCTCATGTCCTCCATGGGCATGGACCTGTCCACCGACGACCTGACCGTGAAGTGGACGACGCCGGCGATCGGCCTGCTGCTCGGCATCGTCGTGACCGTGCTGGCCGCCTACCTGCCCGCCCGCCGGGCCGGCAAGGTCTCCCCGATGGCCGCCCTGCGCGACGCGGGCACCCCGGCCGACGTCAAGGCGGGCCCCGTCCGCGCCGCCATCGGACTCGTCCTCACGGGCGGCGGCGGCTTCGCCCTCTACCTCGCGACGCAGGCCGACAAGGCGAGCCAGGGCTCGCTGTGGCTGGGCGTCGGCATCGTCGCCTCGCTCATCGGCTTCGTCGTCGTCGGCCCGCTCCTCGCGGGCATCGTGGTCCGCGTCATCAGCGCCGTACTGCTCCGCTTCTTCGGCCCCGTGGGACGGATGGCCGAGCGCAACGCGCTGCGCAACCCGCGCCGCACCGGCGCGACCGGCGCGGCCCTGATGATCGGCCTCGCACTCGTCGCCTGCCTCTCCGTCGTCGGCTCCTCGATGGTCGCCTCGGCCACCGACCAGCTGGACAAGTCGGTCGGCGCGGACTTCATCGTCGAGGGCCAGGGCGGCATCAAGCCGCAGGCCGCGAACGCCCTGAAGGCGGTCGAGAAGGACGGCCTCGTCTCCCACGTCACCGAGGTCAAGTGGGTCAAGGCCACCGTGACCACCCCGGGCGGCGCCAAGGAGGAGCAGGAACTCTCCGCGGCCAGCCCCAGCTACACGCAGGACCTGCGGCGCGAGGCCACCTCCGGTGAGCTCTCGGCGGCGTACGGGAAGAACGCGATGTCGGTCGGCTCCGAGTTCGCGGAGCGCAACCACCTCAAGGTCGGCGACACGATGACCGTCGCCTTCGCCCACGGCTCCACGGCGAAGCTGAAGCTCGCGGCGATCACCTCGGACGACACCGCGTTCGACAAGGGCGCGATGTACACGAACATCGCGACGGCCGAGCAGTACCTGCCGAAGGACCGGGTGCCGCTGAACGGGATGATGTTCGCCAAGGCCGCCGACGGCAAGGCCGACGCCGCCTACAAGGCGCTCAAGAAGTCCGTCGCCGCCGACCCGACCGTCAAGGTCAAGGACCAGACCGACTACAAGGAGACCCTGAAGGACCAGGTCGGCCAGCTCCTGAACATGATCTACGGCCTGCTCGCGCTCGCGATCATCGTGGCGGTCCTCGGCGTGGTCAACACGCTGGCCCTCTCGGTGGTCGAGCGGACCCGCGAGATCGGCCTCATGCGGGCCATCGGCCTCTCCCGCCGCCAGCTGCGCCGCATGATCCGCCTGGAGTCGGTGGTCATCGCCCTCTTCGGCGCCCTGCTCGGCCTCGGGCTCGGCATGGGCTGGGGCGCGACCGCCCAGAAGCTCCTGGCCCTGGAGGGCCTCGGCGTCCTGGAGATCCCCTGGCCGACGATCATCGGGGTCTTCATCGCCTCGGCCTTCGTGGGCCTGTTCGCGGCGCTGATCCCGGCGTTCCGCGCGGGGCGGATGAACGTGCTGAACGCGATCGCCACGGACTGACCTCCGGCGGTACGTGACAGCCGGCACGCGACAGCTGGTACGTGACAGCCGGCACGTGACAGTCGGTACGGGGGAGTCGGTACGGGGCAGGGGCCCGGGGAGCTTGTGCTCCCGGGCCCCTGCCGCGTGCTCGGCAGGGGTGGCCGTGGCCCTCCCGCGTCCCCTCCGCCGCCCCTCTCCCGGCCGGCGCGTCCGCTCGCCGAGTCGAAGAGCGTCCGGCGTCGTACCCTGGAGAACCCCCGGCCCGTTCGACGTGTCGGGCCCTTTGCGTTGCCCACTGACCCGGGACGGATCTTCTCCATGAGTCTGCACGGACTGCTCGACGCCGTCGTCAAGGACGCCGCCCTCGCGGAAGCGATCAAGGCGGCCGGTGACGGCAACCGCATGCACATCGACCTCGTGGGCCCGCCCGCGTCGCGGCCCTTCGTTCTGGCCGCGCTCGCGCGCGAGGCGAAACGTCCCGTCCTGGCCGTCACCGCCACCGGCCGCGAGGCCGAGGACCTGGCGGCCGCGCTGCGCTCGCTGCTCCCGGAGGACGGGGTCGCCGAGTACCCGTCGTGGGAGACGCTGCCGCACGAGCGGCTCTCCCCCCGGTCGGACACGGTCGGCCGTCGCCTCGCCGTGCTGCGCCGGCTGACCCACCCGAGCACCGACGACCCGGAGACCGGTCCCGTGTCGGTGGTCGTCGCGCCGATCCGCTCCGTGCTCCAGCCGCAGGTCAAGGGGCTCGGCGAGCTGGAGCCCGTCGCCCTGCGCAGCGGGCAGAGCGCGGACCTGAACGAGATCGTCGAGGCGCTGGCCGCCGCGGCGTACGCCCGCGTCGAGCTGGTCGAGAAGCGCGGCGAGTTCGCGGTCCGCGGCGGCATCCTCGACGTCTTCCCGCCGACCGAGGAACACCCGCTGCGCGTCGAGTTCTGGGGCGACGACGTCGAGGAGATCCGCTACTTCAAGGTCGCCGACCAGCGGTCGCTGGAGATCGCCGAGCACGGGCTGTGGGCGCCGCCCTGCCGGGAACTCCTGCTCACCGACGACGTGCGCGCCCGCGCGGCCGAACTCGCCGAGCGGCACCCCGAGTTGGGCGAACTGCTCGGGAAGATCGCCGAGGGTATCGCGGTCGAGGGCATGGAGTCCCTCGCGCCCGTCCTCGTCGACGAGATGGAGCTCCTGATCGACGTCCTGCCGGCCGGGTCGATGGCCGTGGTCTGCGACCCGGAGCGGGTGCGGACCCGGGCCGCCGACCTGGTCGCCACGTCCCAGGAGTTCCTCCAGGCGTCCTGGGCGGCGTCCGCGACCGGCGGCGAAGCCCCCATCGACGTGGGCGCCGCCTCGCTGTGGGCCGTCGCCGACGTACGGGAGCGGGCGCGTGAGCTCGGCATGATGTGGTGGTCGGTGTCGCCGTTCGCCGCCGATGTCACGTGGACGTCAGCCGCCGACGCGGCGGGCGGCGCGGACACCCTCCAGCTCGGCATGCACGCCCCCGAGACCTACCGCGGCGACACCGCGAAGGCGCTGGCGGACACCAAGGGCTGGCTCCAGGACGGCTGGCGCACCGTCTTCGTCACCGAGGGGCACGGGCCCGCGGCCCGCACCGTCGAGGTGCTCGGCGGCGAGGGCATCGCCGCCCGCCTCGACAAGGACCTCACCGCACTCGCCCCGTCCGTCGTGCAGGTGGCCTGCGGCAGCCTCGAAGTCGGTTTCCTGCACCCGGAGTTGAAGGTCGCGGTCCTCACCGAGACCGACCTGACCGGGCAGCGGTCGGCCGGCAAGGACGGCCAGCGGATGCCCGCCAGGCGCCGCAAGACCATCGACCCGCTCACGCTGGAGTCCGGCGACTACATCGTGCACGAGCAGCACGGTGTCGGCCGCTACATCGAGATGGTGCAGCGCACCGTCCAGGGCGCGACCCGCGAGTACCTCGTCGTCGAGTACGCCCCCGCCAAGCGCGGCCAGCCCGGCGACCGCCTCTACATCCCCACGGACCAGCTGGAGCAGATCACCAAGTACGTGGGCGGCGAGGCGCCCACCCTGCACCGGCTCGGCGGCGCCGACTGGACGAAGACCAAGGCGCGCGCCAAGAAGGCCGTCAAGGAGATCGCCGCCGACCTCATCAGGCTGTACAGCGCGCGCATGGCGGCGCCGGGCCACGCCTTCGGCCCGGACACGCCCTGGCAGCGCGAGCTGGAGGACGCGTTCCCGTACGCGGAGACGCCCGACCAGCTCACCACGATCGCCGAGGTCAAGGAGGACATGGAGAAGACGGTCCCGATGGACCGCCTGATCTGCGGTGACGTCGGCTACGGCAAGACGGAGATCGCGGTCCGCGCGGCCTTCAAGGCGGTCCAGGACGGCAAGCAGGTGGCGGTCCTCGTCCCGACGACCCTGCTGGTGCAGCAGCACTTCGGCACGTTCAGCGAGCGCTACTCCCAGTTCCCGGTGGCCGTGCGGGCGCTGAGCCGTTTCCAGACGGAGACCGAGTCGAAGGCCACCCTGGAGGGCCTCAAGGACGGCTCGGTCGACATCGTCATCGGCACCCACCGGCTCTTCTCGTCCGAGACCCGGTTCAAGGACCTGGGCCTGGTCATCGTCGACGAGGAGCAGCGGTTCGGCGTCGAGCACAAGGAACAGCTCAAGAAGCTGCGCGCCAACGTCGACGTCCTGACGATGTCGGCGACCCCCATCCCCCGTACGCTCGAAATGGCCGTGACCGGCATCCGCGAGATGTCGACGATCACGACACCGCCCGAGGAGCGGCACCCGGTCCTCACCTTCGTCGGTCCGTACGAGGAGAAGCAGATCGGCGCGGCCATCCGCCGCGAACTCCTGCGCGAGGGCCAGGTCTTCTACATCCACAACCGGGTCGAGTCGATCGACCGGGCGGCGGCGCGGCTGCGCGAGATCGTGCCCGAGGCGCGGATCGCGACGGCCCACGGCCAGATGTCCGAACAGGCCCTGGAGCAGGTCGTCGTGGACTTCTGGGAGAAGAAGTTCGACGTCCTCGTCGCGACGACGATCGTCGAGTCCGGCATCGACATCTCGAACGCCAACACGCTGATCGTGGAGCGCGGCGACAACTTCGGCCTCAGCCAGCTCCACCAGCTGCGCGGCCGGGTCGGGCGCGGCCGCGACCGCGGCTACGCCTACTTCCTCTACCCGCCGGAGAAGCCGCTCACGGAGACGGCCCACGAGCGCCTCGCCACCATCGCGCAGCACACGGAGATGGGCGCGGGCATGTACGTCGCGATGAAGGACCTGGAGATCCGCGGCGCGGGCAACCTGCTCGGCGGCGAACAGTCCGGCCACATCGCGGGCGTCGGCTTCGACCTGTACGTACGGATGGTCGGCGAGGCCGTGGCCGACTACCGGGCGCAGATGGACGGCGGTGTCGAGGAGGAGCCGCCGCTGGAGGTCAAGATCGAGCTCCCCGTCGACGCGCACGTCCCGCACGACTACGCCCCCGGTGAGCGGCTGCGTCTCCAGGCCTACCGCGCCATCGCCTCCGCGAACACGGAGGAGGACGTCAAGCACGTCCGCGAGGAACTCACCGACCGCTACGGCAAGTTGCCCGAGCCGGTCGAGAACCTGCTCCTGGTGGCGGGCCTGCGCATGCTCTCCCGCGCCTGCGGCGTCGGCGAGATCGTGCTCCAGGGCGCCAACATCCGCTTCGCGCCCGTGGAGTTGAGGGAGTCGCAGGAGCTGCGGCTGAAGCGGCTCTACCCGGGGACCGTCATCAAGCCGGCCACGCACCAGATCCTGGTGCCGCGCCCGAAGACGGCGAAGGTGGGCGGCAAGCCGTTGGTCGGGCGGGAACTGCTGGCGTGGGTCGGCGAGTTCCTGGCGACGATCCTGGGGTCGTAAGAGGTCGTAGGAGGTCGTAGGAGGGCGGTAGGAGTTCGTGGAGGGCCGGTAGGGGCCGTAGGTGGGGCGTAGTGGCTCGCGGCGGCTCCCAGGGGAGCGGGTGATCCGCCTCCGCTGTGGCGTTCATGGTGTCCGAGAGGGGATCGTCTGTCCTTTCGGACACCAAGTCGCTTGAGGTGTGGGGGAGTTCATGACGCACATACCGGATGCCAAGGTCCGTCAGCTGTGGCACCTGCTGGAACCGCTGCACGCCGTGCTCTACTACGCGCCCGAGGCCTTCGAGGAGGCGGCCGCGCTGGGGTACGACGTCGAGGAGCGGTGGCCGAGCTACTTCGCCTGGCGCGCCGCCCCGCTCGGCGCCGCCGGTCCACGGCGCGTCGCCTCCGCCTTCTACAGCTTCAGCCCCGCCAAGGTCGCCGAGCACGTACCGGCCGCCTGGGCGGTGGCGGCGCCGCGGGAGGTGCTGGCCGCCCGGCTGCGCGCCGTCGACCGCGCCTACCGGACGCTCTTCGGTGACGCGGTGGACGGCCCGGACGTGGCGCGGGCCGCCGACCTCGCCCGGCGCGCCGCCGAGGCGGCCCACCTCGAAGGCCGCCCGCTGGCCGCCGCCAACGCCGAGCTGCCCTGGCCCGACGCCCCGCACCTGGTGCTCTGGCAGGCGGCCACCGTGCTGCGCGAGCACCGCGGCGACGGACACGTGGCCGCGCTGCTCACGGCGGGGCTCGGCCCGGCCGAGTCGCTCGTGTCGTTCGCGGCGATCGGCGCGGCGCCCGTGGAGACGTTCGCGAGCCGCGGCTGGACGCGGGCCGAGTGGGACGCGGCCCACCAACTCCTGGCCGGCGAGGGGCTGGTGGACGAGGACGGCATCGCCACGGACGCGGGCCGAGCGCTGCGCGCCGAGGTCGAGGCCCGAACGGACCGGCTCGCGGCCGGGCCCTGGCGCGCCCTCGGCACCGACGCGGTCGGCGAATTCTCGGATCTGATCGGCGAGTTGTGGGTAGCCGTTCTCGGGTCGGGCCTGCTGCCCTCGGTCACGACGCTGGGCATCGGCAAGGGGTGATCATGCCTCGGGTACGGTGAGGGCCGCGGGTAAAACCGCATGAAACGCGAACGAAGGCCAACAAAAAGGGGAGGCGGCGTCGTGCTGCGAGGTGCTGGGCGGATCGCGGGCGCGGTGCTGGTGGCGGCCGTCGCCGTCACCGGCTGCGAGGTGACGACCGGGACCGGGACCGGTGGCGGTGACGCGGGTCCCGAGCCGCAGGGCGAGGCGGGCAGCGCGCTCGCCGCCGTCGGCACGCTGACCGTGAAGGGCCGCGCGCCCAAGACCGGTTACTCCCGGGAGCGGTTCGGCAGCGCGTGGGCCGACACCGACTCCAACAGCTGCGACACCCGTGACGACATCCTCAAGCGGGACCTGGAGGGCGTGCGCTACTCGGGCGGCGGCGACTGCAAGGTCGTCTCCGGCACCCTCGCCCCGGACCCGTACAGCGGCAAGGACGTCTCCTTCACGCGCGGCCGCAGCCAGGTCGACATCGACCATCTCGTCGCCCTCTCCGACGCCTGGCAGAAGGGCGCCTTCCAGTGGGAGCCCGGCAAGCGCATCGCGCTCGCCAACGACCCGCTGAACCTGCTCGCCGTCGGGGCGACCCCCAACCGCAGCAAGGGGGACGGCGACACCGCGACCTGGCTGCCGCCGAACAAGAAGTACCGCTGCGCGTACGTCGCCGGACAGGTCGCCGTGAAGAAGAAGTACGGGCTGTGGGTGACCGCCGCCGAGCGCGACGCCATGAAGAAGGTGCTCGGCGGCTGCCCGGACCAGAAGCTGCCGACCGGCGGAAATTCGACTGCGGCGCCGCCGCGCTTCCATGCACGATGAGCGCATGAACGCTGCCGTGGGCTCCGCCGCCGGACCCGATCT includes:
- a CDS encoding ABC transporter ATP-binding protein; the encoded protein is MTTAVTIPRHGGTGGRTAVAARARQVVKAYGSGETRVVALDHVDVDIARGQFTAIMGPSGSGKSTLMHCLAGLDTVTSGQIHLDETEITGLKDKKLTQLRRDRIGFIFQAFNLLPTLNALENITLPMDIAGRKPDAAWLRQVVETVGLAERLKHRPTQLSGGQQQRVAVARALAARPEIIFGDEPTGNLDSRAGAEVLGFLRRSVDDLGQTIVMVTHDPVAASYADRVLYLADGRIVDEMIRPTADAVLDRMKDFDARGRTS
- a CDS encoding ABC transporter permease, whose protein sequence is MSANTVMKTSLRNFFAHKGRMALSAVAVLLSVAFVTGTLVFTDTMDKTFDKLFTATASDVTVSPKDSESEGSATGRPESLPASVLATVKQADGVKSAEGAVSSMDVTVVNADNENMGSENGAPTIAGNWTTNDLRSMEITSGHAPRGPTEVMVDADTAKKHHLKMGDELRTIAVTGDIRAKIVGIASFTVTNPGAAVVYFDTATAQRELIGKTGQFTQINVAAAAGVSDAELKRHVTAELASSGTYKIQTQQQTADANASDVGSFMDVIKYALLGFAGIAFLVGIFLIINTFSMLVAQRTREIGLMRAIGSSRKQVNRSVLVEALLLGVVGSVVGVGAGVGLAVGLMKLMSSMGMDLSTDDLTVKWTTPAIGLLLGIVVTVLAAYLPARRAGKVSPMAALRDAGTPADVKAGPVRAAIGLVLTGGGGFALYLATQADKASQGSLWLGVGIVASLIGFVVVGPLLAGIVVRVISAVLLRFFGPVGRMAERNALRNPRRTGATGAALMIGLALVACLSVVGSSMVASATDQLDKSVGADFIVEGQGGIKPQAANALKAVEKDGLVSHVTEVKWVKATVTTPGGAKEEQELSAASPSYTQDLRREATSGELSAAYGKNAMSVGSEFAERNHLKVGDTMTVAFAHGSTAKLKLAAITSDDTAFDKGAMYTNIATAEQYLPKDRVPLNGMMFAKAADGKADAAYKALKKSVAADPTVKVKDQTDYKETLKDQVGQLLNMIYGLLALAIIVAVLGVVNTLALSVVERTREIGLMRAIGLSRRQLRRMIRLESVVIALFGALLGLGLGMGWGATAQKLLALEGLGVLEIPWPTIIGVFIASAFVGLFAALIPAFRAGRMNVLNAIATD
- a CDS encoding cation acetate symporter translates to MIPLAATSVSTESMALVAFTGVGSVILLLCIVTGPERDDLTEFYTGFGRLGSLRNGLAIAGDYISAATVLGTCGVVALTGYDGVVLALATALSLMLLMFLLAEPLRNAGQFTMGDVLARRMPGRAARLASCLVTLAALLPMMLVQLAGAGDLLGFLLGFDSTGFKTGVIVTVGALMISYATIGGMKGTAVIQILKIVTLLGSGTVVSLLILRRFDWDPGALLAAAVANSDAGSAYLKSGLQFVHSGSPRLDMISSYLTVMLGGAALPHVTMRMYTARHAREVRRSMSWAVTSTGVFALMISVIGFGATALVGSKVIATADPQGNTAFLLGSRAAFGAELSTVGALVFTTATTALFLTLLASVSGMILACANSLAHDVFAYLGRTQPTPRREMTLARYSALAVGAVTITLATYFQHRSLQPLVFLALGIGASALAPALVYSLFWRRYTRTGLLCTLIGGTLSSMVLITGTTLVSGNPASAFPDQDFTWFPFTTPGLVSIPLGFFLGWLGTVLTAPRKAQAQRQLYEAVEGWILAGAPVAPPPPSATTGTGRESGRGSGRTG
- a CDS encoding MFS transporter; translated protein: MAGRKNVAVVAALMLCMALAALDSTIVSTAVPQIVGELGGFSVFSWLFSGYLLAVTVTLPLYGKLSDTLGRKPVLITGCALFLAGSLLCATAWNMGALIAFRVIQGLGGGAIQGTVQTLAADLYPLKERPRIQAKLSTVWATSSVLGPALGGILASTAGWRWIFLINLPIGAVALFFVVRHLHEPRREAAARLRVDWAGALAVFAAGGVLLTWLVQGGVAWAWASVPSVALLGTGLALVGAVVVIERRAERRWSEATSSPGRWWETGEPILPGWVWRRRTIAAVNLALAALGLLMVAPTTFLPTYAQSVLGLSPTAAGFVLSVMTLSWPVSAALSQHVYRRIGFRDTAALGITVALAVLVAFPLLPFPGAVWQPTLLSLLLGAALGLFQLPLIVGVQSTVGWAERGTATASVLFYRQIGQTVGAALFGAVANGVVSARLGSGADLDSVVRDSGTDSVRRAVDAAVDSVYIGAACAAALALLLLLTLAPRRFPVLDPLADVRPGEKSSDAQLPHQQHSPRSLENERRTD
- a CDS encoding DUF485 domain-containing protein; this translates as MSQPYRPYQPFSQQPPHTARSHRLPRHPDRGPADSPAGPAGELMLLRTAYRWQRRVSTLTAIGYFLTFLILSAFAPSLMTRAVTGGLSFGLLVGLCQFPVTCFAVYVYEHTARHRVDPLAYRLRRQGGAAR